A genomic window from Blastococcus saxobsidens DD2 includes:
- a CDS encoding flavin reductase family protein — protein MHATDGGGKSVTEGVDPGNFREALSRFPSGVTLVTTRDPSGRPHGYTASAFASVSAAPPLVLTCLDVGARCHDVFAATERFGIAILRPDHWDLARRFASKIEDKFDDTFVADPFGIFRVPDALAYLACETYQRLPAGDHTILIGRVVAAEVADGDPAVFFGRNLRHLREQVADA, from the coding sequence ATGCATGCAACGGACGGCGGCGGCAAGTCGGTTACCGAGGGGGTGGACCCGGGGAATTTTCGCGAGGCGCTGAGTCGGTTCCCCAGCGGCGTGACCCTGGTCACCACCAGGGATCCATCCGGACGACCGCACGGCTACACCGCGAGTGCATTCGCCTCCGTCTCCGCGGCCCCTCCACTCGTGCTGACCTGTCTCGACGTCGGTGCCCGCTGTCACGACGTGTTCGCGGCCACGGAAAGGTTTGGTATCGCGATCCTTCGGCCCGATCACTGGGACCTCGCGCGCCGCTTCGCGTCGAAGATCGAGGACAAGTTCGATGACACCTTCGTCGCGGACCCGTTCGGGATCTTCCGGGTTCCCGACGCCCTCGCCTATCTGGCCTGTGAGACCTATCAGCGGTTGCCGGCCGGCGATCACACCATCCTCATCGGACGGGTGGTAGCAGCCGAGGTGGCGGACGGGGATCCCGCGGTCTTCTTCGGGCGCAACCTGCGCCACCTGCGGGAGCAGGTCGCCGATGCCTAA
- a CDS encoding alpha/beta hydrolase: MFAADPEAEADSGVPVHVAARRTHLRSVEWVSGTGEHVAEVIDLAVPGDGGPVPIRIYRPQGARPGALMYLHGGGWVVGGIESFDAACRALANRCRLPVVSVDYRLAPEHPFPAAISDCVAVAEWISSGGGELHGVRGPLVVAGDSAGGHLASLVAFAARDGGGSPSIEALVLVYPIIDATMSSESFRRYANGYFLTADTMRWYWSSFLGARYGSVDSDFSPAHRTDVSGLPRTLVITAEHDVLRDEGEAWAARLGEAGVDVTLHRFPGMIHGFFRFDRVCSAAGEAYDLIGRFASERPRATSARARAMSRLAGRVYLERGKPVSVLLSWTGKGPRNVLIRRADGTEVVRPFRGLRRPPEAVTAPEDVTGIDTDGRAPS; the protein is encoded by the coding sequence ATGTTCGCCGCAGATCCCGAGGCTGAGGCCGACAGCGGTGTCCCAGTGCACGTCGCGGCACGGCGTACCCATCTCCGGTCGGTGGAGTGGGTGTCCGGGACGGGAGAGCACGTCGCCGAGGTCATCGACCTCGCCGTCCCCGGCGACGGCGGCCCGGTCCCGATCCGGATCTACCGACCACAGGGCGCCCGCCCCGGCGCCCTCATGTACCTGCACGGGGGCGGCTGGGTCGTCGGCGGCATCGAATCCTTCGACGCCGCCTGCCGCGCACTGGCCAATCGATGCCGCCTTCCGGTCGTGAGCGTCGACTACCGCCTAGCCCCGGAGCACCCGTTTCCGGCCGCGATCTCCGACTGCGTTGCCGTTGCCGAGTGGATCTCCTCGGGCGGTGGCGAGCTGCACGGAGTGCGCGGCCCTCTGGTCGTCGCCGGGGACAGCGCAGGCGGTCACCTGGCGAGCCTGGTCGCATTCGCCGCCCGTGACGGCGGAGGATCGCCGTCGATCGAGGCCCTGGTGCTCGTCTATCCGATCATCGACGCGACCATGAGCTCGGAGTCCTTCCGGCGCTACGCCAACGGATACTTCCTCACCGCAGACACCATGCGCTGGTACTGGAGCAGTTTCCTCGGCGCGCGGTACGGATCGGTGGACTCGGACTTCTCGCCGGCGCATCGGACCGATGTGAGCGGCCTCCCGCGGACCCTGGTGATCACCGCGGAACATGATGTGCTGCGGGATGAGGGGGAGGCCTGGGCCGCACGCCTGGGGGAAGCGGGGGTGGATGTCACGCTGCACCGATTCCCAGGCATGATCCACGGATTCTTCCGCTTCGATCGGGTGTGCTCCGCAGCGGGGGAGGCCTACGACCTGATCGGAAGGTTCGCTTCCGAGCGGCCCCGCGCCACATCGGCACGAGCTCGGGCCATGTCCAGGCTTGCAGGCCGCGTGTACCTGGAACGCGGCAAGCCGGTGTCGGTATTGCTGAGCTGGACGGGAAAAGGGCCGCGCAACGTGCTGATCCGCCGCGCGGACGGAACGGAGGTCGTGCGCCCCTTCCGCGGTCTCCGGCGGCCGCCCGAGGCTGTGACAGCGCCCGAAGATGTGACAGGGATCGATACCGACGGGCGAGCACCGTCATGA
- a CDS encoding alpha/beta fold hydrolase codes for MTAPVPVHPEPPRGFRGVAVSTQDGVIHAVVGGSGPAVVLLHGWPQTWWVWRHVMLGLAESHTVLAPNLRGVGGSTITAGGYDKKTMADDIATLVLTLGHERAAVVGHDIGGQVAYACAAQYPELVSHLVIMSAQVPDATCLDYRLFGAQPWKWWWALHMVEDVADRLIGDNLAFYIDHRIDRHDPGTNYDTSSIGAFDRGVYVRAYAAPGALTATLEWYRQFPIDMVDNERFFASGPLTIPYLALADAATHAEMSRQASRIAVRPRVLRVQPSGHWIPEQQPAAVLMHFREFVTTSIAAG; via the coding sequence ATGACGGCGCCCGTGCCTGTGCACCCGGAACCCCCACGTGGGTTCCGTGGCGTCGCCGTCTCGACCCAGGACGGAGTGATTCACGCGGTCGTGGGCGGTAGCGGACCCGCGGTCGTGCTCCTGCACGGTTGGCCGCAGACCTGGTGGGTGTGGCGACATGTCATGCTCGGCCTCGCCGAGAGTCACACCGTCCTCGCGCCCAACCTGCGCGGAGTCGGAGGATCAACCATCACCGCGGGGGGATACGACAAGAAGACCATGGCGGACGACATCGCGACTCTCGTGCTCACCCTCGGGCATGAGCGAGCTGCCGTCGTCGGACACGATATCGGTGGCCAGGTCGCCTATGCGTGTGCCGCGCAGTATCCGGAGCTGGTCAGTCACTTAGTCATCATGTCGGCGCAGGTGCCGGACGCGACGTGCTTGGACTACCGGCTGTTCGGCGCGCAGCCGTGGAAGTGGTGGTGGGCCCTTCACATGGTCGAGGACGTCGCCGACCGGCTCATCGGGGACAACCTGGCCTTTTACATCGACCACCGCATCGATCGGCACGATCCCGGTACCAACTACGACACCTCCTCCATCGGCGCGTTCGACCGTGGTGTCTACGTGCGGGCCTATGCCGCACCCGGCGCACTGACCGCCACCTTGGAGTGGTACCGGCAGTTCCCCATCGACATGGTGGACAACGAGCGGTTCTTCGCGAGTGGCCCGCTCACGATTCCGTACCTCGCCCTCGCGGATGCAGCTACACACGCGGAGATGTCGCGCCAGGCGAGCCGGATCGCGGTCCGGCCGCGAGTTCTGCGTGTCCAGCCCAGTGGGCACTGGATCCCTGAACAGCAACCGGCCGCGGTGCTGATGCATTTTCGGGAATTCGTTACGACGTCGATTGCGGCGGGCTGA
- a CDS encoding type II toxin-antitoxin system PemK/MazF family toxin: MTTLPARGEVWWCEMAEIGRRPVVVLSRDAVIPRHRRALVAPCTTTIRGLVSEVRLEPGEDPVPRRCVVNMDSVESVSVAVLVERLGRLADARMRQICGALAVAVDCAD; this comes from the coding sequence GTGACTACGCTGCCCGCGCGGGGCGAGGTCTGGTGGTGCGAGATGGCCGAGATCGGGCGCCGCCCGGTCGTCGTCCTCTCCCGCGACGCCGTGATCCCCCGACACCGGCGCGCACTCGTCGCACCATGCACCACCACCATCCGCGGACTCGTCAGCGAAGTCAGGCTCGAGCCCGGCGAGGACCCGGTACCCCGCCGCTGCGTGGTCAACATGGACTCGGTCGAGAGCGTCTCTGTCGCGGTCCTCGTTGAGCGGCTCGGCCGGTTGGCCGACGCCCGCATGCGGCAGATCTGCGGAGCCCTCGCCGTCGCGGTCGACTGTGCGGACTGA
- a CDS encoding type II toxin-antitoxin system VapB family antitoxin: MSRTRLSTTVDEDLLQAARRVRVGDTDAAMIDEALRALVARHRSAEVEASYTAYDEHPLDEPDEWGDLASFREATARS; encoded by the coding sequence ATGAGTAGAACACGGCTCAGCACTACGGTCGACGAAGATCTGCTCCAAGCCGCTCGACGTGTGCGAGTCGGTGACACCGACGCCGCCATGATCGATGAGGCGCTCCGCGCGCTGGTGGCGCGCCACCGTTCAGCCGAAGTCGAGGCGAGCTACACCGCCTACGACGAACACCCGCTCGACGAACCAGACGAGTGGGGTGACCTGGCGTCGTTCCGCGAAGCCACCGCACGGTCGTGA
- a CDS encoding GntR family transcriptional regulator translates to MEKLSGIPLVERPPTLARRAYLQLHQAIRDGAIRQDVLYSENELAETLGMSRTPVREAVLSLSREGLIVIESQRGFRLRTLSAEERQEIFDLRSLLEGYAARRLAAAASSQQVRRLRELIDAQEHLGSVGQESAFLSLDERFHLLQPEMLGLERTHDTLVSLRGAMWLIGYEALSLPRRHENVIAEHRAIVDAITRRDPEAAATAAQAHIHRTAAAVL, encoded by the coding sequence GTGGAAAAGCTGAGCGGTATCCCGCTTGTGGAGCGGCCTCCGACGCTGGCGCGGCGGGCATATCTGCAACTGCACCAGGCGATCCGCGACGGCGCGATCCGGCAGGACGTCCTCTACTCGGAGAACGAGCTCGCCGAGACGCTAGGTATGTCACGGACGCCGGTCCGCGAGGCGGTTCTGTCGCTGAGCCGTGAGGGCCTGATCGTCATCGAGTCCCAGCGGGGTTTTCGACTCCGCACGCTCTCGGCAGAGGAACGTCAGGAGATCTTCGACCTGAGATCGCTCCTGGAGGGCTACGCCGCCCGTCGACTCGCCGCGGCCGCGAGCTCACAGCAGGTTCGCCGCCTTCGCGAGCTCATCGACGCTCAAGAACACCTGGGAAGTGTTGGGCAGGAGTCTGCCTTTCTCTCTCTCGACGAACGATTCCACCTCCTCCAACCGGAGATGCTGGGGCTGGAACGAACGCACGACACGCTGGTCAGTCTTCGCGGGGCCATGTGGCTGATCGGCTACGAAGCGCTGTCCCTGCCGCGCCGGCACGAAAACGTGATCGCGGAACACCGCGCCATCGTCGACGCAATAACTCGCCGCGACCCGGAGGCCGCAGCCACGGCGGCGCAGGCGCACATTCACCGAACCGCTGCCGCAGTCCTGTGA
- a CDS encoding nuclear transport factor 2 family protein has protein sequence MSLSHDDKLAIQELSNSHTRHLDNHDVEAWAGCWVPDGQFIATYGTFTGHDAIKEFIRGHIAAGKEDGARHVMTNYVIEGDGDQATVYCLVVKLQVEEPPFIIASGVYNDVVVRTSDGWKFQSRQLDVDKGVFARAEQAAGALR, from the coding sequence ATGTCTCTCTCCCACGACGACAAGCTGGCCATCCAGGAGCTGTCGAACTCCCACACGAGGCACCTCGACAACCACGACGTCGAGGCCTGGGCCGGCTGCTGGGTACCCGACGGGCAGTTCATCGCCACGTACGGCACCTTCACCGGTCACGACGCGATCAAGGAGTTCATCCGCGGCCACATCGCGGCCGGCAAGGAGGACGGCGCCCGTCACGTGATGACGAACTACGTTATCGAGGGCGACGGAGACCAGGCCACCGTCTACTGCCTCGTCGTCAAGCTCCAGGTCGAGGAGCCGCCGTTCATCATCGCCAGCGGCGTCTACAACGACGTCGTCGTCCGCACCTCGGACGGCTGGAAGTTCCAGTCCCGGCAGCTCGATGTGGACAAGGGTGTCTTCGCCCGCGCCGAGCAGGCCGCCGGTGCGTTGCGGTGA
- a CDS encoding alpha/beta fold hydrolase, translating to MSELRAERWGDAGPTVVLVHGSLSSAAAAFGEQQVLADRYRLIAPYRRGYSPSPATDRIDPDRDAEDILELLGDGAHLVGTSMGGVVAMRAAALAPEKVWSLTVIEPPALPNAAGHSEADALIDGLRTHWEQNGDADLETFVDGFLKVLGVSMQLPSPLPPPLAEAVGNLKTERPWETGVPLEKLAAAPFPKLVVTGGGTPGFEDVADVLAEKLPGKRVLFDGSPHAVQRIGERFNNELRNFLSSAGDHAK from the coding sequence GTGAGTGAGCTCCGCGCGGAACGCTGGGGCGATGCCGGCCCGACCGTCGTCCTCGTCCACGGCAGCCTCAGCTCGGCTGCCGCAGCCTTCGGGGAGCAGCAGGTGCTCGCCGACCGGTACCGGCTGATCGCGCCGTACCGGCGCGGCTACAGCCCGAGCCCGGCGACCGACCGGATCGATCCCGACCGGGACGCCGAGGACATCCTCGAACTCCTCGGTGACGGGGCTCATCTGGTCGGCACGTCGATGGGCGGTGTCGTGGCCATGCGCGCCGCTGCGCTGGCGCCGGAGAAGGTGTGGTCGCTGACGGTCATTGAGCCGCCCGCACTGCCGAACGCGGCCGGCCACTCGGAGGCGGACGCGCTGATCGATGGCCTCCGCACCCACTGGGAGCAGAACGGCGACGCGGACCTGGAGACCTTCGTCGACGGGTTCCTGAAGGTCCTCGGCGTTTCGATGCAGTTGCCGTCGCCGCTACCGCCTCCGCTCGCGGAAGCGGTGGGCAACCTGAAGACCGAACGGCCGTGGGAAACCGGCGTTCCGCTGGAGAAGCTGGCCGCGGCACCCTTCCCGAAGCTGGTCGTCACCGGTGGTGGAACCCCGGGGTTCGAAGACGTCGCCGACGTGCTCGCCGAGAAGCTCCCGGGCAAGCGCGTGCTGTTCGACGGGAGCCCACACGCCGTGCAGCGCATCGGCGAGCGGTTCAACAACGAGCTGCGGAATTTCCTCTCCTCGGCCGGTGATCACGCGAAGTGA
- a CDS encoding nitrilase-related carbon-nitrogen hydrolase encodes MASPAGEPVAERRRRVGDMVADAAGADLVVLPELWLPGYFAFDSYADLAEPLHGDTVEAAREWARRLGCHLHMGSVLERDELGHLHNTAVMIGPGGDILHTYRKIHVFGYKSREAELLTPGEQVSAVTTGLGRLGTTTCYDLRFPELYRGLVDDGAETIVVCSAWPAARLAHWRLFTSARAVEEQVVLIACNEVVPGLVEVEVAVPRPHRP; translated from the coding sequence GTGGCCAGCCCCGCTGGGGAGCCGGTCGCTGAGCGGCGCCGTCGGGTTGGGGACATGGTCGCCGATGCGGCGGGGGCGGACCTCGTGGTTCTTCCGGAGCTGTGGCTGCCGGGGTACTTCGCCTTCGACTCCTACGCCGACCTGGCCGAACCGCTCCACGGCGACACCGTTGAGGCGGCCCGTGAGTGGGCCCGTCGGTTGGGCTGCCACCTGCACATGGGCAGCGTCCTCGAACGTGACGAGCTGGGTCACCTGCACAACACGGCGGTGATGATCGGGCCCGGCGGGGACATCCTGCACACCTACCGGAAGATCCACGTCTTCGGTTACAAGTCACGCGAGGCCGAATTGCTCACGCCTGGCGAGCAGGTCAGCGCCGTCACCACAGGACTGGGTCGGCTGGGTACCACCACGTGCTACGACCTGCGCTTTCCGGAGCTGTACCGCGGTCTCGTCGACGACGGCGCCGAGACGATCGTGGTGTGCTCGGCGTGGCCCGCCGCCCGACTCGCGCACTGGCGACTGTTCACGTCCGCCCGAGCGGTCGAGGAGCAGGTCGTGCTCATCGCCTGCAACGAGGTTGTCCCGGGTCTCGTAGAAGTTGAGGTGGCGGTCCCCCGCCCGCACCGGCCGTGA